One Natrinema marinum genomic window carries:
- a CDS encoding CbiX/SirB N-terminal domain-containing protein produces the protein MQALVVAAHGSHLNPDASDPTYAHADTVRETGAFDEVREAFWKEEPHFREVIRTLEADEVFVVPLFISEGYFTEQVIPRELRLEDWDPERWNSDGTDASQATLEATDVGKTIHYCGPVGTHDAMTDVIVQRAETAMADPDVGEGVGLAVVGHGTERNENSAKAIEYHTERIRQRDRFDEAEALFMDEEPEVDDVTDYFESEDIVVVPLFIADGYHTQEDIPEDMGLTEDYRLGWDVPAEVDGHRIWYTGAVGTEDLMADVLLERAADAGADIGDAREAVRELAASVAGTEPSAGAGAGD, from the coding sequence ATGCAAGCGCTGGTCGTCGCGGCACACGGATCGCACCTGAATCCGGACGCCTCGGACCCCACCTACGCCCACGCGGACACCGTCCGCGAGACGGGCGCGTTCGACGAGGTCCGCGAGGCCTTCTGGAAGGAGGAACCGCACTTCCGCGAGGTGATCCGCACCCTCGAGGCAGACGAGGTGTTCGTCGTTCCGCTCTTCATCAGCGAGGGCTACTTCACCGAGCAGGTCATTCCTCGAGAGCTACGTCTCGAGGACTGGGATCCCGAGCGATGGAATTCCGATGGCACCGACGCCTCGCAGGCCACGCTCGAGGCGACGGACGTGGGGAAGACGATCCACTACTGTGGCCCGGTGGGGACCCACGACGCGATGACCGACGTGATCGTCCAGCGAGCCGAGACCGCGATGGCGGACCCCGACGTGGGCGAGGGTGTCGGCCTCGCGGTCGTCGGTCACGGCACCGAGCGCAACGAGAACTCCGCGAAGGCCATCGAGTACCACACCGAGCGCATCCGCCAGCGTGACCGCTTCGACGAGGCCGAGGCGCTGTTCATGGACGAGGAGCCCGAAGTCGACGACGTGACCGACTACTTCGAGAGCGAGGATATCGTCGTCGTTCCCCTCTTTATCGCCGACGGCTACCACACCCAGGAGGACATCCCCGAGGACATGGGCCTGACAGAGGACTACCGGCTGGGCTGGGACGTGCCCGCCGAAGTCGACGGCCACCGCATCTGGTACACCGGCGCGGTCGGCACCGAGGACCTCATGGCCGACGTGCTCTTAGAGCGCGCAGCCGACGCGGGAGCCGACATCGGCGACGCCCGCGAGGCGGTGCGCGAACTGGCCGCGTCGGTCGCCGGCACCGAACCGAGCGCGGGAGCGGGCGCGGGGGACTGA
- a CDS encoding DUF4177 domain-containing protein — MSRAPIRRWEYKTLRPPRDETKKEAQNPQDALNEYGDDGWELVETIEYTGGGTKYLVFKRPVEAGEESDEE, encoded by the coding sequence GTGAGTAGAGCCCCGATCCGTCGATGGGAGTACAAGACGCTTCGGCCGCCTCGAGACGAGACCAAAAAGGAAGCGCAGAACCCTCAGGACGCCCTGAACGAGTACGGCGACGACGGCTGGGAACTCGTCGAGACGATCGAATACACCGGCGGCGGAACGAAGTATCTCGTGTTCAAACGGCCGGTTGAGGCCGGCGAGGAGAGCGACGAGGAGTGA
- a CDS encoding DUF2797 domain-containing protein → MQLVGYEPSGTGSALLVSDGDGADIERHSLESGDDLTFALGERHCAGAIDDDGAHIACDRPSAPYCEYHTSTWVCARCTGTCLKDEMDCYEAHAVYVAAFAPDTFKVGVTREWRLETRLREQGADRAAHVHTVSNGRIARELEAEIATRLTDRVRTGPKVAALAAAVDEDAWEAALTEFDAIDRFDFDYGFDLAARPVRETIASGTVVGVKGRLLVLENGGTTYAVDMRDLVGYDVTEGAAERSLQSSLGSFG, encoded by the coding sequence GTGCAACTGGTGGGCTACGAACCGAGCGGGACCGGCTCCGCGCTGCTGGTGAGCGACGGCGACGGAGCCGACATCGAGCGCCACTCCCTCGAGTCCGGCGACGACCTCACCTTTGCCCTCGGCGAGCGCCACTGCGCCGGCGCGATCGACGACGACGGTGCACACATCGCCTGCGACCGGCCGTCGGCTCCCTACTGCGAGTACCACACGAGCACCTGGGTCTGCGCTCGCTGTACCGGCACCTGCCTCAAAGACGAGATGGACTGCTACGAGGCCCACGCCGTCTACGTCGCCGCGTTCGCCCCGGACACGTTCAAGGTCGGCGTCACCCGCGAGTGGCGCCTCGAGACCCGCCTCCGAGAACAGGGGGCCGACCGCGCGGCCCACGTCCACACCGTCTCGAACGGCCGGATCGCCCGCGAACTCGAGGCCGAGATCGCGACCCGACTCACCGACCGCGTTCGAACCGGCCCGAAGGTCGCCGCGCTCGCGGCTGCCGTCGACGAGGACGCGTGGGAAGCGGCTCTCACGGAGTTCGACGCCATCGACCGGTTCGACTTCGACTACGGGTTCGACCTCGCGGCGCGTCCGGTCCGCGAGACCATCGCCTCGGGGACCGTCGTGGGGGTCAAGGGGCGACTGCTGGTCCTCGAGAACGGCGGGACGACCTACGCCGTCGACATGCGCGATCTGGTCGGCTACGACGTTACGGAGGGAGCGGCGGAGCGGAGTCTCCAGTCGTCACTGGGTTCGTTCGGATAA
- a CDS encoding methytransferase partner Trm112 produces the protein MKESLLDILCCPLDKHDLELEDAAYEEGEVVAGDLVCTECGERYPIEDGIPNLLPPDMREETPA, from the coding sequence ATGAAGGAGTCGTTACTGGACATTCTCTGCTGTCCGCTCGACAAACACGACCTCGAGCTCGAAGACGCTGCCTACGAGGAGGGGGAAGTCGTCGCTGGCGATCTCGTCTGCACCGAGTGCGGCGAGCGGTACCCGATCGAGGACGGGATTCCGAACCTGCTCCCGCCGGACATGCGTGAGGAGACGCCGGCCTGA
- a CDS encoding DUF7524 family protein, whose amino-acid sequence MSGSEVTVHVNRGSTDQLEASSATLECHESFALRLQGHESPAHVHCRLDGGLERIASIEGSNYYVEPDAVTTVPIAVEPVERPVDGTLEVLTGYGSESVSIAVTVAPGPPDVDVDETLAEPARREPEPTALERTIDRVTDVSGLEPATLAVLGLGLVAVAVAAATAATIASPVATAGLGIVVVGVVVAVLLLVW is encoded by the coding sequence ATGTCCGGGTCCGAGGTCACCGTCCACGTCAATCGCGGTTCCACAGACCAACTCGAGGCGTCGAGCGCGACGCTCGAGTGCCACGAGTCGTTCGCCCTCCGTTTGCAGGGCCACGAGTCGCCCGCGCACGTCCACTGCCGCCTCGACGGTGGCCTCGAACGGATCGCATCGATCGAGGGATCCAACTATTACGTCGAGCCCGACGCCGTCACGACGGTCCCGATCGCCGTTGAGCCCGTCGAACGGCCCGTCGACGGGACCCTCGAGGTACTGACCGGCTACGGCTCGGAGTCGGTCTCGATCGCCGTCACCGTCGCGCCTGGACCGCCCGACGTCGATGTCGACGAGACGCTCGCCGAACCGGCACGCCGGGAGCCCGAGCCGACGGCCCTCGAGCGGACGATCGACCGCGTCACCGACGTCAGCGGACTCGAGCCGGCGACGCTCGCGGTGCTGGGACTCGGACTGGTCGCCGTCGCGGTCGCCGCGGCGACGGCGGCGACGATCGCCAGCCCGGTGGCGACGGCCGGACTCGGCATCGTCGTCGTCGGGGTCGTCGTCGCGGTGCTCTTGCTCGTCTGGTAG
- the fen gene encoding flap endonuclease-1 codes for MGNAALRDIAVIEEIPFDEIEGVVAVDAHNWLYRYLTTTVKWTDSGKYTTADGTEVANLVGIVQGLPKFFENDVTPVMVFDGGPSELKTDEIESRREQRRSYEEQLETAREEGDEVAIAQLESRTQRLTPTIQETSRELLRLLDVPVVEAPAEGEAQAAHMVKRSDADYVGSEDYDALLFGAPLTLRQLTSKGDPELMDLEATLEHHDLTLEQLIDAAILIGTDFNEGVSGIGPKTAISAITEHGDLWSVLEARGAHIEYGDRVRQLFRDPNVTDDYEFETALEPDLEAAREYVTEEWGVDAGEVERGFERIEESVTQTGLDRWT; via the coding sequence ATGGGAAACGCTGCACTCCGGGACATCGCCGTCATCGAGGAGATCCCCTTCGATGAGATCGAGGGCGTGGTCGCCGTCGACGCCCACAACTGGCTCTACCGCTATCTGACGACGACGGTCAAGTGGACTGACAGCGGGAAATACACGACCGCGGACGGCACCGAGGTCGCCAACCTCGTCGGCATCGTTCAGGGGCTGCCCAAGTTCTTCGAGAACGACGTGACGCCGGTGATGGTCTTCGACGGCGGCCCCTCGGAGCTCAAAACCGACGAGATCGAGTCCCGCCGCGAGCAACGGCGCAGCTACGAGGAGCAACTCGAGACCGCCCGCGAGGAGGGCGACGAGGTCGCTATCGCGCAACTCGAGTCCCGCACCCAGCGGCTGACGCCGACGATCCAGGAGACCAGCCGGGAACTACTTCGACTGCTCGACGTACCGGTCGTCGAAGCGCCCGCGGAGGGCGAGGCGCAGGCGGCCCACATGGTCAAACGCAGCGACGCCGACTACGTCGGCTCCGAGGACTACGACGCCCTGCTGTTCGGCGCGCCGCTGACGCTGCGCCAGCTAACGAGCAAGGGCGATCCCGAGCTGATGGACCTCGAGGCGACCTTGGAGCACCACGACCTCACCCTCGAGCAGTTGATCGACGCGGCGATCCTCATCGGGACGGACTTCAACGAAGGCGTGTCAGGAATCGGTCCGAAGACGGCGATTTCGGCGATCACAGAACACGGCGACCTCTGGAGCGTCCTCGAGGCCCGCGGGGCGCACATCGAGTACGGCGACCGCGTCCGACAGCTGTTCCGCGACCCGAACGTGACCGACGACTACGAGTTTGAGACGGCGCTCGAGCCGGACCTCGAGGCTGCTCGGGAGTACGTCACCGAGGAGTGGGGAGTCGACGCGGGCGAGGTCGAACGCGGCTTCGAGCGCATCGAAGAGAGCGTCACGCAGACGGGGCTCGACCGCTGGACGTAG
- a CDS encoding DR2241 family protein, which yields MTVATEDCERLADRASSGVAFDGLRVEETDGEFTLETPDNEWTGLDEDDLEDALAACEEYVTNWRYWQETVGGEGTARRAFLRWCEHAPIADADLGAAPSGPRNDLGEAADPNPLAVPERYDALRDGIDRRWGQLCITTRFVDVANPDGERVYDLWHVDDAESDLADLAVHDDPRDARELATYDADGRYRPLKTAPTLPGGWAFTGLSGDELVETVEFFYPATVANWHRELRGNLDVDHWLETAERQTGIYDVIDELPREAVDWMADACCVDSQCLRRREWQYEEGDDLDTDGGDGPFPCREPCSLVVAAARKWAILESEDEHTYELELTTSELNQLEELIDAVAEGRVDEIREADVNDGANRYRARYLRAKRFDEDGELEATRVDD from the coding sequence GTGACGGTGGCGACCGAGGACTGCGAGCGACTGGCCGACCGCGCATCGTCGGGCGTCGCGTTCGACGGGCTCCGCGTCGAGGAGACGGACGGCGAGTTCACGCTCGAGACGCCCGACAACGAGTGGACTGGGCTCGATGAGGACGATCTCGAGGACGCGCTCGCCGCCTGCGAGGAGTACGTCACGAACTGGCGCTACTGGCAGGAGACGGTCGGCGGCGAGGGGACCGCCCGCCGCGCGTTCCTCCGGTGGTGCGAGCACGCGCCAATTGCGGACGCCGACCTGGGGGCGGCCCCATCCGGGCCGCGGAACGACCTCGGCGAGGCGGCGGACCCCAATCCTCTCGCGGTCCCCGAGCGCTACGACGCGCTGCGCGACGGCATCGATCGCCGGTGGGGCCAACTGTGTATCACGACTCGCTTCGTCGATGTGGCAAACCCCGACGGCGAGCGTGTCTACGATCTCTGGCACGTCGACGACGCCGAGAGCGACCTCGCCGACCTCGCGGTCCACGACGACCCCCGCGACGCCCGCGAGCTCGCGACCTACGACGCGGACGGCCGCTACCGGCCGTTGAAGACGGCTCCAACGCTTCCCGGCGGCTGGGCCTTCACGGGCCTCTCGGGCGACGAACTCGTCGAGACGGTCGAGTTCTTCTACCCGGCGACGGTCGCCAACTGGCACCGCGAACTGCGTGGGAACTTGGACGTCGACCACTGGCTCGAGACCGCCGAGCGACAGACCGGCATCTACGACGTGATCGACGAACTCCCCCGTGAGGCCGTCGACTGGATGGCCGACGCCTGCTGTGTCGACTCGCAGTGTCTGCGCCGCCGCGAGTGGCAGTACGAAGAGGGCGACGACCTCGACACCGACGGCGGCGACGGCCCCTTCCCCTGTCGCGAACCCTGCTCGCTCGTGGTCGCTGCCGCCCGAAAGTGGGCCATCCTCGAATCCGAAGACGAACACACCTACGAACTCGAGTTGACGACGAGTGAACTCAATCAGCTCGAGGAGCTGATCGACGCCGTCGCGGAGGGCCGGGTCGACGAGATCCGCGAAGCCGACGTCAACGACGGCGCGAACCGCTACCGGGCGCGGTACCTCCGGGCCAAGCGGTTCGACGAGGACGGCGAGCTCGAGGCGACGCGGGTCGACGACTGA
- the nth gene encoding endonuclease III, translating to MGTPRETTHEQAETVVDRLEEEYPDSTISLRYSNRLELLIAVILSAQCTDERVNKETAALFEKYDGPEDYANAPQEELAEDLNSITYYNSKAEYIRDSCETIREDHDGEVPDTMDELTELSGVGRKTANVVLQHGHDIVEGIVVDTHVQRLSRRLGLTEEERPERIEEALMEIVPETHWQQFTHLCIDHGRAVCTARNPDCDDCVLADICPSERGDTEIDLASGEPW from the coding sequence ATGGGAACGCCACGCGAGACCACACACGAGCAGGCCGAGACGGTGGTCGACCGGCTCGAGGAGGAGTATCCCGATTCGACGATCTCGCTGCGATACTCGAATCGACTGGAGTTGCTGATCGCGGTGATCCTCTCGGCACAGTGTACGGACGAGCGAGTGAACAAAGAGACCGCCGCCCTCTTCGAGAAGTACGACGGTCCCGAAGACTACGCGAACGCGCCCCAGGAGGAACTCGCCGAGGACCTGAACTCGATCACGTACTACAACAGCAAGGCGGAGTACATCCGCGACTCCTGTGAGACGATCAGAGAGGACCACGACGGCGAGGTGCCGGACACGATGGACGAGTTGACCGAACTCTCCGGCGTCGGTCGCAAGACGGCAAACGTCGTCCTCCAGCACGGCCACGATATCGTCGAGGGAATCGTCGTCGACACGCACGTCCAGCGGCTCTCGCGGCGGCTCGGCCTGACCGAGGAGGAGCGACCCGAGCGGATCGAAGAAGCCTTGATGGAGATCGTCCCCGAAACGCACTGGCAGCAGTTCACCCACCTCTGTATCGATCACGGTCGAGCGGTCTGTACGGCCCGGAACCCGGACTGCGACGACTGCGTGCTGGCGGACATCTGTCCCTCCGAGCGAGGCGACACCGAGATCGACCTCGCGTCGGGAGAGCCCTGGTAA
- the mvaD gene encoding phosphomevalonate decarboxylase MvaD, with amino-acid sequence MKATAMAHPIQGLVKYHGMRDEIERLPYHDSISVCTAPSHTRTTVEFSMDYEDDTFVVDGEELEGRAYERVEAVVEKARSMSDAAHTVYPVRLESENSFPTNVGLGSSSSGFAAAAMALAEAAELDVSKQEISTIARVGSASAARAVTGAFSHLRTGMNDEDCRSERIPSNLHEDLKIIVGLVPYHKDTDDAHREAADSHMFQARNAHIHEQIAKMRDGLRNDDFEGVFELAEHDSLSLAATTMTGPSGWVYWQPATLAIFNKVRELREEEDIPVYFSTDTGASVYVNTTEEYAEEVEEAVSDCGVSTTTWNVGGPAKLLDEEKQLF; translated from the coding sequence ATGAAAGCCACCGCCATGGCCCACCCCATTCAGGGGCTGGTCAAGTACCACGGGATGCGCGACGAGATCGAGCGGCTCCCCTATCACGACAGCATCAGCGTCTGTACGGCCCCCAGCCACACGCGGACGACTGTCGAGTTCTCGATGGACTACGAGGATGATACCTTCGTCGTCGACGGCGAGGAACTCGAGGGCCGGGCGTACGAACGGGTCGAGGCCGTCGTCGAGAAGGCCCGCTCGATGTCCGACGCCGCCCACACGGTGTACCCGGTACGCCTCGAGAGCGAGAACAGCTTCCCCACGAACGTCGGACTGGGCTCGTCCTCGTCGGGATTCGCGGCCGCGGCGATGGCGCTGGCCGAGGCGGCCGAGCTCGACGTCTCGAAACAGGAAATCTCGACGATCGCCCGCGTCGGATCGGCCTCGGCTGCGCGAGCGGTCACCGGCGCGTTCTCGCATCTCCGGACCGGCATGAACGACGAGGACTGCCGCTCCGAGCGGATCCCCTCGAACCTCCACGAGGATCTCAAGATCATCGTCGGCCTCGTCCCCTACCACAAGGACACCGACGACGCCCACCGCGAGGCCGCCGACAGCCACATGTTCCAGGCTCGCAACGCCCACATCCACGAGCAGATCGCGAAGATGCGCGACGGTCTGCGAAACGACGACTTCGAGGGCGTGTTTGAACTCGCCGAGCACGACTCGCTCTCCCTCGCGGCGACCACCATGACCGGCCCCTCGGGCTGGGTCTACTGGCAACCGGCCACCCTCGCGATTTTCAACAAAGTGCGCGAACTGCGCGAGGAAGAGGACATCCCGGTCTACTTCTCGACCGACACCGGCGCCAGCGTCTACGTCAACACCACCGAGGAGTACGCCGAGGAAGTCGAGGAAGCGGTTTCGGACTGCGGCGTCTCGACGACGACCTGGAACGTCGGTGGCCCCGCGAAACTCCTCGACGAAGAGAAACAACTCTTCTAA
- a CDS encoding M28 family peptidase, giving the protein MSDWIGSIFESDAGWDHLETLVDVGNRMAGSEGEREAAELTRDALAAAGARDARLESFEIQGWTREDSTISAGDTTQDCIALPRSPDERVVAPLVDLGYGLPADFEETDVEDAIVMVRSDVPGYYDRYLHRREKYHHAVEGGAVGFVYRNHVEGCLPPTGSVGWQDEPIGPIPAVGVSSEVGARLGRRFDGESITLSVEADIHPAESQNVRAELGPDTDERLLVTSHVDAHDIAEGAMDNGAGTAMIVEIANALADREDDLETRVEFVAFGAEEVGLLGSTTYAERADHDAIKAVVNSDGVVRDRTLSIITHGFDALSETANEVADRYDHPIGTVPKLGPHSDHWSFVESGVPGCHVKSISEGAGRGWGHTFADTLEKLEPRNLREQAILLTAYVVALAREDVTIESRKPADIAADLEDQGLAEGMKVTGDWPFDE; this is encoded by the coding sequence ATGTCCGACTGGATCGGTTCGATCTTCGAGAGCGACGCCGGCTGGGACCACCTCGAGACGCTGGTCGACGTGGGGAACCGGATGGCCGGCAGCGAGGGCGAACGCGAGGCCGCCGAACTGACCCGCGACGCGCTGGCCGCAGCCGGCGCGCGAGACGCCCGCCTCGAGTCCTTCGAGATACAGGGCTGGACGCGGGAAGACAGCACGATCTCGGCCGGCGACACGACCCAGGACTGTATCGCGCTGCCGCGCAGCCCCGACGAGCGCGTCGTCGCGCCGCTGGTCGATCTCGGCTACGGCCTGCCCGCGGATTTCGAGGAAACCGACGTGGAGGACGCGATCGTCATGGTCCGCAGCGACGTGCCCGGCTACTACGATCGGTACCTCCACCGCCGCGAGAAGTACCACCACGCCGTCGAGGGCGGCGCGGTGGGGTTCGTCTACCGCAACCACGTCGAGGGCTGTCTTCCGCCGACCGGCAGCGTCGGCTGGCAGGACGAGCCGATCGGCCCGATTCCGGCCGTCGGCGTCTCGAGCGAGGTCGGCGCGCGTCTCGGACGCCGGTTCGACGGCGAGTCAATCACGCTCTCCGTCGAGGCCGATATCCACCCCGCCGAGAGCCAGAACGTCCGCGCCGAACTCGGGCCCGACACGGACGAGCGCCTCCTCGTGACGAGCCACGTCGACGCCCACGACATCGCGGAGGGTGCGATGGACAACGGCGCAGGGACCGCGATGATCGTCGAGATCGCCAACGCGCTGGCCGACCGCGAAGACGACCTCGAGACGCGCGTCGAGTTCGTCGCCTTCGGCGCGGAGGAGGTCGGCCTCCTCGGCTCGACGACGTACGCCGAGCGGGCCGACCACGACGCGATCAAAGCGGTGGTCAACAGCGACGGCGTCGTCCGCGATCGAACGCTTTCGATCATCACCCACGGGTTCGACGCGCTCTCCGAGACGGCCAACGAGGTCGCAGACCGCTACGATCACCCGATCGGAACGGTGCCGAAACTCGGCCCCCACAGCGACCACTGGTCGTTCGTCGAGTCCGGCGTCCCCGGCTGTCACGTCAAGTCGATCTCCGAGGGCGCGGGCCGCGGCTGGGGCCACACCTTCGCCGATACGCTCGAGAAGCTCGAGCCCCGCAATCTGCGCGAACAGGCGATCCTGCTGACCGCCTACGTCGTCGCGCTCGCCCGCGAGGACGTGACGATCGAATCCCGGAAACCGGCCGACATCGCGGCCGACCTGGAGGACCAGGGCCTCGCAGAAGGGATGAAGGTCACCGGCGACTGGCCCTTCGACGAGTAG
- a CDS encoding NAD(+)/NADH kinase — protein sequence MDTGWHAGEDPVVGVVDREDAPSDAAEASARLETDALEGALAGDVTVVRGGLEDVLAADPSVLVAAGEGTLSGAARAGVDAPVLPVGSLAGIESVDRVQLSAALAAALEGHAVRHAHPVLAVALESETEADASDLEGCDRALFDVTLVTDEPARISEYGVHSRGETVATFRADGVVAATPAGSHGYASAVDAPNLSAAVDALAVAPIGPFVTQTRRWVLPDDDLSMTVEREEGDVALVVDGRSVGSVTVESLVSVSVVDTLETLSVPSERL from the coding sequence ATGGATACCGGGTGGCACGCGGGCGAAGACCCCGTCGTCGGCGTCGTCGACCGCGAGGACGCGCCGAGCGACGCCGCGGAAGCCAGCGCTCGCCTCGAGACGGACGCCCTCGAGGGCGCGCTCGCCGGTGATGTGACGGTCGTACGTGGCGGTCTCGAGGATGTCCTCGCGGCCGACCCCTCGGTGCTGGTCGCGGCCGGCGAGGGAACCCTGTCTGGGGCCGCCCGCGCCGGCGTCGACGCCCCCGTGCTTCCGGTCGGCTCGCTCGCCGGTATCGAGTCGGTCGATCGCGTGCAGCTGTCCGCCGCGCTCGCAGCGGCGCTCGAGGGCCACGCCGTCCGCCACGCTCACCCCGTGTTGGCCGTCGCCCTCGAGTCCGAGACCGAAGCGGACGCGAGCGATCTCGAGGGGTGCGACCGGGCGCTGTTCGACGTGACGCTGGTGACCGACGAGCCGGCCCGCATCTCGGAGTACGGCGTCCACAGCCGCGGGGAGACCGTCGCGACCTTTCGCGCCGACGGCGTCGTCGCCGCGACGCCGGCCGGCAGCCACGGCTACGCGAGCGCCGTCGACGCCCCGAACCTCTCGGCGGCCGTCGACGCGCTCGCGGTCGCGCCGATCGGCCCGTTCGTCACTCAGACCAGGCGATGGGTGCTGCCGGACGACGACCTCTCGATGACGGTCGAACGCGAGGAGGGCGACGTGGCGCTCGTCGTCGACGGTCGCTCGGTGGGGTCGGTCACCGTCGAGTCGCTGGTGAGCGTCTCAGTAGTCGACACGCTCGAGACGCTGTCCGTGCCGAGCGAGCGACTCTGA
- a CDS encoding polyprenyl synthetase family protein, translating to MRETLADWRPAVDEAIADLVPREINADYLESLFGSPTYEYDPDGIQRALSTPLWELLDRGGKRWRAILFLVFIEGFGEDPAEYLPYACIPEILHNGTIIVDDVEDGATIRRGEPALHHVYGRDIALNVGNAMYFLPLKVITRDPADLPADRKLATYEMLMDELNRTHLGQGMDICWHNEREVRVGTEEYLEMCACKTGCLGRIVARLAAIITGQPPEVEQAVATYAELTAVAFQIGDDILDVEHSLGRAGEFGKEFGNDIREGKKTLMVIHAIDESDPDRASRLQDILEADENTDDEILEALEILADAGSVEYARERALALAADARVAIADLEFDAETTRKLEEFTEFVIERDE from the coding sequence ATGCGGGAGACGCTTGCCGACTGGCGGCCGGCCGTCGACGAGGCGATCGCCGACCTGGTCCCACGCGAGATCAACGCCGACTACCTCGAGTCACTTTTCGGGTCCCCCACCTACGAGTACGATCCCGACGGCATCCAGCGCGCGCTGTCGACGCCGCTGTGGGAGTTGCTCGACCGTGGCGGCAAACGGTGGCGCGCGATACTCTTCCTCGTCTTTATCGAGGGCTTCGGCGAGGACCCGGCCGAGTACTTGCCCTACGCCTGTATCCCGGAGATACTCCACAACGGGACGATCATCGTCGACGACGTCGAGGACGGCGCGACGATCCGGCGCGGCGAGCCGGCGTTACACCACGTCTACGGGCGCGATATCGCGCTCAACGTCGGCAACGCGATGTACTTCCTGCCGCTGAAGGTCATCACGCGGGACCCGGCAGACCTCCCGGCGGACCGGAAACTCGCCACCTACGAGATGCTGATGGACGAACTCAACCGAACCCACCTCGGCCAGGGGATGGATATCTGCTGGCACAACGAACGCGAGGTCCGGGTCGGCACCGAGGAGTACCTCGAGATGTGCGCCTGCAAGACCGGCTGTCTCGGCCGGATCGTCGCCCGGCTGGCCGCGATCATCACCGGCCAGCCTCCGGAGGTCGAGCAAGCGGTAGCAACGTATGCCGAGCTAACCGCCGTTGCCTTCCAGATCGGCGACGACATTCTGGACGTCGAACACTCTCTCGGCCGCGCCGGCGAGTTCGGCAAGGAGTTCGGCAACGACATTCGCGAGGGCAAGAAGACCCTCATGGTCATCCACGCGATAGACGAGAGCGACCCCGACCGCGCCTCCCGACTTCAGGACATCCTCGAGGCCGACGAGAACACCGACGACGAGATCCTCGAGGCCCTCGAGATCCTCGCGGATGCCGGCAGCGTCGAGTACGCCCGCGAACGCGCACTCGCGTTGGCAGCCGACGCGCGCGTGGCGATCGCCGACCTCGAGTTCGACGCCGAGACGACCCGGAAACTCGAGGAGTTCACGGAGTTCGTCATCGAGCGCGACGAGTAG
- a CDS encoding BsuPI-related putative proteinase inhibitor → MTLEGSLETAGDDAGDAVLFAFTVTNAGGEPVELRFSDACKAEFVVIDDGEEIWRFSEGRMFAQVLESETLGPGASASYEAEWADPERGTYEAVAELRAQDEDCEARTTLSVRS, encoded by the coding sequence ATGACACTCGAGGGATCGCTCGAGACGGCGGGCGACGACGCCGGCGACGCCGTGCTGTTCGCGTTCACCGTCACCAACGCGGGAGGCGAGCCGGTCGAGCTTCGGTTTTCGGACGCGTGCAAGGCGGAGTTCGTCGTGATCGACGACGGGGAAGAGATTTGGCGGTTCTCGGAGGGTCGCATGTTCGCGCAGGTGCTCGAGTCGGAGACGCTCGGACCCGGAGCGTCCGCGAGCTACGAGGCGGAGTGGGCCGATCCCGAACGGGGGACTTACGAGGCCGTCGCCGAACTGCGAGCGCAGGACGAAGACTGCGAGGCCCGAACCACCCTGTCGGTACGGTCGTGA